Proteins encoded together in one Streptomyces sp. B1I3 window:
- a CDS encoding 2Fe-2S iron-sulfur cluster-binding protein — protein sequence MFHPLRVSAIERITDDAVAVTFAVPPALRETFRHTPGQHLNVRYSVGGEEMRRSYSICAPATEQPDPPVLRVGIRMVDGGAFSTYALKELAVGDEVEAMPPTGRFVLAPRPGHFAAIVGGSGITPVLSIAATLLAREPDARFCLIRSDRTAASTMFLDEVADLKDRYPDRFQLVTALSREEQAAGLPSGRLDRGRLSGLLPALVSVPDVEGWFLCGPFGLVREAEGALRALGVDRSRIHQEIFHVADEKAATPTAARATTPAESTLTATLDGRSGSWPVQDGESLLDTVLRSRSDAPYACKGGVCGTCRAFLVSGEVRMDRNFALEPEETGAGFVLACQSHPVTPEVEIDFDR from the coding sequence ATGTTCCATCCGCTCCGGGTCAGCGCGATCGAACGGATCACGGACGACGCGGTGGCCGTCACCTTCGCCGTACCGCCCGCGCTGCGCGAGACCTTCCGCCACACCCCGGGCCAGCACCTGAATGTGCGCTACAGCGTCGGTGGCGAGGAGATGCGCAGGTCGTACTCGATCTGTGCGCCTGCCACCGAGCAGCCGGACCCCCCGGTGCTGCGGGTGGGCATCCGCATGGTCGACGGCGGCGCGTTCTCCACGTACGCCCTCAAGGAACTGGCGGTCGGTGACGAGGTGGAGGCCATGCCTCCGACGGGCCGCTTCGTCCTTGCTCCCCGCCCTGGCCACTTCGCGGCGATCGTCGGGGGCAGCGGCATCACGCCGGTGCTGTCGATCGCGGCGACGCTGCTGGCCCGGGAGCCCGACGCCCGGTTCTGCCTGATCCGCAGCGACCGGACAGCGGCCTCGACGATGTTCCTCGACGAGGTGGCGGACCTCAAGGACCGCTATCCGGACCGCTTCCAGCTGGTGACCGCGCTGTCCCGTGAGGAGCAGGCCGCAGGGCTGCCCTCCGGCCGACTCGACCGCGGACGGCTCAGCGGGCTGCTGCCCGCGCTGGTGTCCGTGCCCGATGTGGAGGGCTGGTTCCTGTGTGGGCCGTTCGGCCTGGTCCGGGAGGCCGAGGGTGCCCTGCGGGCGCTCGGCGTCGACCGGTCCCGCATCCACCAGGAGATCTTCCACGTGGCCGACGAGAAGGCGGCCACGCCGACGGCCGCCCGGGCAACCACTCCGGCGGAGAGCACGCTCACGGCCACGCTCGACGGACGCTCCGGAAGCTGGCCGGTCCAGGACGGCGAATCGCTGCTGGACACGGTCCTGCGAAGCCGCTCGGACGCCCCTTACGCCTGCAAGGGCGGCGTCTGCGGTACGTGCCGCGCCTTCCTGGTGTCGGGCGAGGTGCGGATGGACCGCAACTTCGCGCTGGAACCCGAGGAGACGGGGGCGGGCTTCGTGCTCGCCTGCCAGTCGCATCCCGTCACCCCGGAGGTGGAGATCGACTTCGATCGCTGA